From the genome of Phaenicophaeus curvirostris isolate KB17595 chromosome 6, BPBGC_Pcur_1.0, whole genome shotgun sequence, one region includes:
- the RPA3 gene encoding replication protein A 14 kDa subunit: MGDVHEAPRPRIATAHLAQHIGKPVCFVGRVVKIHPTGKLFVLSDGEGKHTTVELSEPLDEEISGVLEVVGRVTNQATIMCMSYVQFREDKSPFDLELYNEALKIIHDFPEYFPCGIERNN; encoded by the exons ATGGGAGACGTTCATGAGGCGCCGCGGCCGCGTATCGCCACCGCTCACCTGGCGCAGCACATCGGGAAGCCCGTCTGCTTCGTGGGACGCGTCGTCAAG ATTCATCCCACTGGGAAGCTTTTTGTGCTTTCAGATGGAGAAGGGAAGCATACGACTGTGGAGCTGAGCGAACCG CTAGATGAAGAGATCTCAGGAGTTCTTGAAGTAGTAGGAAGAGTAACAAATCAGGCAACCATCATGTGCATGTCCTATGTCCAGTTCAGAGAAGATAAAAGTCCATTTG ATTTGGAACTCTACAATGAAGCACTAAAAATTATTCATGATTTCCCTGAATATTTCCCGTGTGGTATTGAGAGGAACAATTGA
- the MIOS gene encoding GATOR2 complex protein MIOS, translated as MSGSKPDILWAPHHVDRFVVCDSELSLYHIDSAVSSELKAGSLRLSEETTAMLLSINSDTPYMKCVAWYPKYDPECLLAVGQANGRVVLTSLGQDHNSKSKDLIGKEFVPKHARQCNTLAWNPLDSNWLAAGLDKHRADFSVLIWDISSKYAPEAAVATEKVRLSTGDAEAGLVVTKPLYELGQNDACLSLCWLPRDQKLLLAGMHRNLAIFDLRNTSQKIFVNTKAVQGVTVDPYFHDRVASFYEGQVAIWDLRKFEKPVLTLTEQPKPLTKVAWCPTRTGLLATLTRDSNIIRLYDMQHTPTPIGDETEPTIIERSVQPCENYIASFAWHPTSQNRMVVVTPNRTMSDFTVFERISLAWSPVTSLMWACGRHLYECTEEGKASSLEKDIATKMRLRALSRYGLDTEQVWRNHLLAGSEDPQLKSLWYTLHFMKQYTEDMDQKLTGNKGPLVYAGIKSILKSSLGTTENLRHSRSGSDRQADIIQYLSEERSLALQLCGWIKKGIDIDVEPFLNALEQEGDWERAAAVALFSLDIRRAIQILNKGASSGKGDLNLNVVAMALSGYTDEKNSLWREMCSTLRLQLNNPYLCAMFAFLTSESSSYDGVLYENNVAVRDRVAFACKFLNDAQLNRFIEKLTNEMKEAGNLEGILLTGLTKDGVDLMESYVDRTGDVQTASYCMLQGSPSDVLKDERVQYWIENYRNLLDAWRFWHKRAEFDIHRSKLDPSSKPLAQVFVSCNFCGKSISYSCSAIPHQGRGFSQYGVSGSPTKSKVTSCPGCRKPLPRCALCLINMGTPVSSCPGGSKSDEKVDLSKDKKFAQFNNWFTWCHNCRHGGHAGHMLSWFRDHTECPVSACSCKCMQLDTTGNLIPAETVQA; from the exons ATGAGTGGCTCGAAACCTGACATTCTGTGGGCCCCGCACCATGTTGACAGATTTGTTGTATGTGATTCAGAATTGAGCCTTTACCATATTGACTCTGCTGTAAGTTCAGAACTCAAGGCAGGGTCCTTGCGCTTATCTGAAGAAACTACAGCTATGCTGTTGTCAATAAATTCAGATACACCATATATGAAATGTGTGGCTTGGTATCCAAAGTACGATCCTGAATGTCTCCTTGCTGTTGGACAAGCCAATGGTCGAGTGGTACTTACCAGCCTTGGTCAAGATCATAACTCAAAATCTAAAGATTTGATAGGCAAAGAGTTTGTTCCTAAACATGCACGGCAATGCAATACTCTAGCATGGAACCCACTAGATAGCAATTGGCTTGCTGCTGGGTTAGATAAACATCGGGCTGACTTTTCAGTATTGATCTGGGATATCAGTAGCAAATATGCCCCAGAGGCTGCAGTTGCTACAGAGAAAGTAAGACTTTCAACAGGAGATGCGGAAGCAGGTCTGGTAGTCACAAAGCCACTATATGAATTGGGACAGAATGATGCTTGTCTCTCTCTTTGTTGGCTTCCACGGGATCAGAAGCTTCTTTTAGCTGGAATGCATCGAAATCTGGCCATCTTTGATCTGAGGAACACAAgccaaaaaatatttgtaaacacCAAGGCTGTCCAAGGAGTGACTGTTGATCCTTATTTCCATGATCGTGTAGCTTCCTTCTATGAAGGTCAGGTTGCCATATGGGATTTAAGAAAGTTTGAGAAGCCAGTTTTGACCTTGACAGAGCAACCAAAACCCTTAACAAAAGTTGCGTGGTGTCCAACAAGAACTGGACTGTTAGCTACTTTAACAAGGGACAGTAATATCATCAGACTGTATGACATGCAGCATACTCCTACTCCCATTGGAGATGAAACTGAGCCAACAATAATTGAAAGAAGTGTCCAACCATGTGAAAACTACATTGCTTCGTTTGCCTGGCATCCCACAAGTCAAAATCGAATGGTAGTAGTGACTCCCAACAGGACTATGTCTGACTTCACAGTTTTTGAAAGAATTTCTCTTGCATGGAGTCCAGTCACATCCTTAATGTGGGCTTGTGGACGACATTTATATGAGTGCACGGAAGAAGGAAAGGCTAGTTCCTTGGAAAAAGACATAGCAACCAAAATGCGGCTCAGAGCTCTGTCAAGGTATGGTCTCGATACTGAACAAGTTTGGAGAAATCACCTTCTCGCTGGCAGTGAAGATCCTCAGCTGAAATCGCTTTGGTACACTCTGCATT TTATGAAGCAGTATACTGAAGATATGGATCAAAAACTTACAGGAAACAAAGGTCCCTTAGTTTATGCTGGTATTAAATCAATTTTGAAGTCATCTTTGG GAACAACAGAGAATCTCAGGCACAGCAGGAGTGGATCTGATAGACAGGCAGATATTATTCAGTATCTGAGTGAGGAGAGATCCTTGGCTTTACAGCTCTGTGGGTGGATAAAGAAGGGAATTGACATAGATGTGGAaccttttttaaatgcattggAACAGGAAGGAGACTGGGAGCGAGCTGCTGCTGTAGCACTTTTCAGCTTGGACATACGGCGAGCaatacaaattttaaataaagggGCTTCCTCAGGAAAAG gTGATCTGAACCTTAATGTAGTAGCAATGGCTCTGTCAGGCTACACAGACGAGAAGAACTCCCTTTGGAGGGAAATGTGCAGTACTCTAAGGCTGCAGTTGAACAATCCCTACTTGTGTGCTATGTTTGCTTTCCTGACAAGTGAGTCTAGTTCATATGATGGTGTTTTG taTGAAAATAATGTCGCTGTACGAGACAGAGTTGCATTTGCTTGCAAGTTCCTCAATGATGCTCAA CTGAACAGGTTTATTGAAAAGCTgacaaatgaaatgaaagaagcCGGGAATTTGGAGGGAATACTATTAACGGGGCTCACAAAAGATGGAGTGGATTTGATGGAAAGTTACGTTGACAGAACTGGAGATGTCCAGACAGCGAGTTACTGTATGCTACAG GGTTCTCCATCAGATGTCCTTAAGGATGAGAGGGTTCAATACTGGATTGAGAACTACAGGAATCTTTTAGATGCTTGGAGGTTTTGGCATAAACGCGCAGAATTTGATATCCATAGGAGTAAGCTGGACCCCAGTTCAAAACCTTTAGCCCAG GTGTTTGTGAGCTgcaatttctgtggaaaatcaATCTCCTATAGCTGTTCAGCTATTCCTCATCAGGGGCGAGGTTTTAGCCAGTACGGAGTTAGTGGTTCACCAACTAAGTCAAAAGTTACGAGCTGTCCTGGTTGTCGTAAACCCCTTCCTCGCTGTGCACTTTGCTTGATAAATATGGGAACACCAGTTTCCAGCTGTCCAG GAGGATCCAAGTCAGATGAAAAAGTGGATCTTAGCAAAGACAAGAAGTTTGCCCAGTTCAACAACTGGTTTACTTGGTGTCACAACTGTAGGCATGGCGGACATGCTGGGCATATGCTTAGCTGGTTCAG GGACCATACTGAGTGCCCAGTTTCTGCCTGCTCTTGTAAGTGTATGCAGCTGGATACAACAGGGAATCTCATTCCAGCTGAGACTGTCCAGGCGTAA